The proteins below are encoded in one region of Antennarius striatus isolate MH-2024 chromosome 7, ASM4005453v1, whole genome shotgun sequence:
- the kank3 gene encoding KN motif and ankyrin repeat domain-containing protein 3: MTHSVQMKPKLPDLGSPFMYSSQEEADQPGSYSVQTPYGFQLDLDFLKYVEEIESGHNIRRAPVSSRRPSRGVKLSQRSTSVGGRASGWTSTESLASPASEDGRVPPPPPPRNRLGSAPCEGLCHSPVTVLSVPPLCVGAKVPPPPPQRNPRVERTLLETSRRLQQEQTQQHQNGGRFQLADCPKQLLTSPSTQPLLTKPSPQTSGLSTPAAGTAMTPIPPSQLQTVREQMATALRQLKEMEERVKGVPALEKELAKLREEKDMLMLALQEKKVAMEMAQQKQPSTESSTQTMRTLHIEKGIQSQLTTPSSPECKDFGNSVVLNEKYQVKEENSTEPSSKNLEKTQEKVSAVQTKSVAVGSNIPMDSVVFYYSQGVKDASEGTRVNVCDKGTRTEPPLVHEEGIQTKVETKEAEVWVMESLLGLTTEAQREIDTLQDTIKFQQESIVALEDRLSMSDKDLVILKAEMEEKTSKVTIEKGVLVKPDTRHAEVETLSPMLKHTEVLCCPEVSDACVGESLTPDHNDQGSQTDALVETAPIAVVSTGCQWEDLFEEKMEEQKVPKKRQLTIAEYSISPEEEMVSKANKKENDKEEKSAPGSNTGMLKSIMKRKDGSNSSENRTIGKKSLQFVGILNGGYESTSSDEEEEEEGEDEEVDVSSSAESGEGECLDSTEEDEAALDEETSEEERNINLDESDTDEEILKVTNYSSDVVKEKFELSSKMREACLILKNHLNDDIKTLKSKEVLSSTHIVQLEWFRISSAKMAQPSRVSDYLMAFSEVSPMLQKHVVNMTDGNGNTALHYSVSHSNFGVVALLLDTGVCSVDKQNKAGYTAIMLAALSTVKEEEEDMEVVKTLFGQGNVNAKASQAGQTALMLAVSHGRQEMVRALLECGADVNVQDDEGSTALMCASEHGRAEIVKLLLEQPGCDISIVDNDGSNALSIALEASHNDTAVLLYAHMNYAKSQTAVGSPKTQPRSPPSPHKTWPSD; encoded by the exons ATGACTCATTCAGTGCAAATGAAACCCAAACTGCCTG ATCTTGGTTCTCCATTCATGTACTCCAGTCAGGAAGAAGCTGACCAGCCTGGGTCATACTCCGTCCAGACTCCGTATGGGTTCCAGCTGGATCTGGATTTCCTCAAATATGTAGAAGAGATTGAAAGTGGGCACAATATTCGTCGGGCACCTGTCAGCTCCCGGCGCCCTAGTCGAGGGGTCAAACTGTCCCAGAGGAGTACAAGCGTTGGAGGACGTGCCAGTGGCTGGACTTCTACTGAGTCTCTGGCTTCCCCGGCTAGTGAGGATGGCAGAGTTCCTCCACCGCCGCCACCGCGCAATCGCCTCGGGTCAGCACCCTGTGAAGGGCTTTGCCATTCCCCTGTGACTGTCCTAAGCGTTCCTCCTCTATGTGTCGGAGCCAAAGTGCCGCCGCCTCCACCCCAGCGAAACCCCAGAGTTGAGAGGACTCTTTTGGAAACCAGCCGGCGACTACAACAGGAGCAAACCCAACAGCACCAGAATGGTGGACGCTTCCAGCTCGCAGATTGCCCAAAACAGCTCCTAACCTCTCCGTCCACTCAGCCTTTGCTGACTAAACCCAGTCCTCAGACCTCTGGACTGAGCACTCCAGCTGCTGGCACAGCCATGACTCCAATCCCACCCAGCCAGCTGCAAACAGTTAGAGAGCAAATGGCCACCGCCTTGAGACAGTTGAAGGAGATGGAAGAAAGAGTGAAGGGAGTTCCTGCTCTTGAGAAAGAGTTAGCTAAGCTTCGTGAAGAGAAGGACATGTTAATGTTGGCCCTGCAGGAGAAGAAAGTAGCCATGGAGATGGCCCAACAGAAGCAACCATCCACAGAGTCTTCCACCCAAACCATGAGGACCCTCCACATTGAGAAGGGTATCCAAAGTCAGCTGACTACACCATCCTCACCTGAGTGTAAAGACTTTGGGAATTCTGTTGTGCTCAATGAGAAGTATCAAGTGAAAGAAGAGAATTCTACAGAACCTTCATCCAAAAATTTAGAAAAGACTCAAGAGAAAGTGTCTGCTGTTCAGACGAAATCAGTGGCTGTTGGGTCAAACATCCCAATGGACTCTGTGGTTTTCTACTACAGCCAAGGTGTGAAAGATGCTTCTGAGGGAACCAGGGTCAATGTTTGTGACAAAGGCACTAGAACAGAGCCACCTTTGGTTCACGAGGAGGGAATACAGACCAAAGTGGAGACAAAAGAGGCTGAGGTTTGGGTTATGGAGTCACTGCTTGGGCTGACGACCGAGGCTCAAAGGGAGATTGACACCTTACAGGACACCATTAAATTCCAGCAGGAGTCCATTGTGGCTTTAGAAGACCGGTTGAGTATGTCTGACAAAGACCTAGTGATCCTTAAAGctgagatggaggagaaaacCTCCAAAGTCACTATTGAAAAAGGGGTTCTTGTCAAACCAGACACAAGACATGCCGAGGTAGAGACACTAAGTCCCATGTTAAAGCATACTGAAGTTCTGTGTTGTCCTGAAGTGAGTGATGCATGTGTAGGTGAGAGTTTAACACCAGATCATAATGACCAAGGCAGCCAGACTGATGCTTTAGTGGAAACAGCACCTATTGCAGTGGTCAGCACTGGGTGCCAATGGGAGGACTTGTTTGAAGAAAAGATGGAAGAGCAGAAAGTGCCAAAGAAGAGACAACTGACTATAGCAGAATACAGTATCTCACCAGAAGAAGAAATGGTCAGTAAGgccaataaaaaagaaaacgacAAAGAAGAGAAGTCTGCACCTGGCAGCAATACAG GCATGCTGAAATCAATCATGAAAAGGAAGGATGGGAGTAACTCCAGTGAGAATCGCACCATTGGAAAGAAGAGCCTGCAGTTTGTTGGCATTCTAAATGGAGG GTATGAATCTACATCcagtgatgaagaagaggaggaggagggggaggatgaagaggtAGATGTTAGTTCTTCTGCTGAGAGTGGAGAAGGTGAATGTTTGGACAGCacagaggaagatgaggcaGCTCTTGACGAAGAAAcatcagaggaggagagaaacatCAACCTGGATGAAAGTGACACTGATGAGGAAATCCTGAAAGTTACAAATTATTCCTCTGATGTTGTGAAAGAGAA gTTTGAACTGAGCTCAAAAATGCGTGAAGCTTGTCTTATCCTGAAGAACCACCTGaatgatgacattaaaacacTGAAGAGTAAGGAAGTG CTCTCTAGCACCCACATAGTCCAACTGGAGTGGTTCCGCATCTCTAGTGCTAAGATGGCTCAGCCGTCACGGGTGTCAGACTACCTGATGGCGTTCTCTGAGGTGTCACCGATGCTGCAGAAGCACGTCGTCAACATGACAGATGGCAATGGCAACACAGCGCTTCACTACAGCGTCTCTCACTCCAACTTTGGTGTGGTTGCATTGCTGCTGGACACGG GAGTGTGCAGTGTGGACAAGCAGAACAAGGCAGGCTACACGGCCATCATGCTTGCTGCCCTCTCTACtgtaaaagaggaggaggaggacatggaggtgGTCAAGACGCTCTTCGGTCAGGGCAATGTCAATGCAAAGGCCAGCCAG GCGGGTCAGACGGCATTGATGCTGGCTGTGAGCCACGGTCGTCAGGAGATGGTGAGGGCGCTGCTGGAGTGCGGCGCTGACGTCAACGTGCAAGATGACGAGGGATCCACGGCTCTGATGTGCGCTAGTGAACACGGCCGAGCTGAGATTGTCAAACTGCTCCTGGAACAGCCCGGTTGTGACATATCTATTGTTGACAAT GATGGCAGCAATGCTCTGTCTATTGCACTGGAGGCGTCTCACAATGACACAGCTGTGCTGCTTTACGCCCATATGAACTATGCTAAGAGCCAGACTGCTGTG GGAAGTCCAAAGACTCAGCCAAggagcccccccagcccccacaaGACGTGGCCTTCAGACTGA